A genomic window from Bdellovibrio sp. SKB1291214 includes:
- a CDS encoding ATP-binding protein encodes MMSTQGIYSRFIFRTSFILAGVIFICAFLLSWFIGRAVRDRIEYEQGHTLSDMAYNIADKMDVVIGARAGEIKTLATLTNLTDPKVPVAQKRAVLNQLAKSFPEFAWIGISDLNGRVLASKEGLLEGADISKRDWYIHGQKKDYFGDVHDAVLLNKLLGGTEAEPIRFFDFATPLYHDGKIVGVLAAHLSWRWAKEVSEQWIKPLRDRFPVRLTIYSKEGKVILGEKNKMPEMTAEDMPAPGERNHYHVHDHGSAGVLLEGQARTTLATKFDSDGFGWVIVLDRPAKEAFAEATQMQFKILAFGSLLAFVLAAFGWRFKRDSARTNKLKRLADDAKAAEAQAIQSSEAKSRFLATMSHEIRTPMNGVMGVTDLLLDTPLNKEQKKYAELIKASAESLLSVINDILDYSKVEANKIDLETVPFSLGPVVQQVISLMNFQARHKSIYLQLHENLGTSTNVMGDPARFRQVLVNLISNALKFTEKGGVDVFVHVESISELQYEIKVQIKDSGIGIPENARDRIFGRFEQVDAATNRKYGGTGLGLSITKSLVELMGGHIGFFSEEGSGSTFWFKLVLDKATSKVLPVVHATPSKNGKLHILVAEDNPVNQLIIRGMLAKLGHEFIVVENGKLALEKANEDDFDLILMDCHMPEMDGYLATQKIREIEKYANVPIIAMTASAMADERERCLQVGMTDYVAKPLSLATVEAVLQKYMVAV; translated from the coding sequence ATGATGAGCACTCAGGGGATTTACTCGCGATTCATTTTCAGAACGTCCTTCATTTTGGCGGGTGTAATCTTCATTTGTGCTTTCCTGTTAAGCTGGTTTATCGGGCGAGCCGTTCGTGACCGCATCGAATACGAACAGGGCCATACTTTGTCTGACATGGCTTACAATATCGCTGACAAAATGGACGTGGTTATTGGGGCGCGTGCTGGAGAAATTAAAACTTTGGCGACGTTAACAAACTTGACTGATCCCAAGGTTCCCGTTGCCCAAAAGCGCGCGGTTTTAAATCAGCTTGCAAAATCATTTCCTGAGTTTGCGTGGATTGGTATTTCGGATTTAAACGGTCGGGTCCTTGCCAGTAAGGAAGGACTTTTAGAAGGTGCAGATATTTCTAAAAGGGATTGGTATATCCACGGTCAAAAGAAAGACTATTTTGGGGATGTTCACGACGCTGTCCTTTTAAATAAACTTCTGGGCGGCACAGAGGCGGAACCAATCCGCTTTTTCGATTTTGCGACACCTCTTTATCATGATGGAAAAATCGTGGGGGTCCTTGCTGCCCACTTAAGTTGGCGCTGGGCTAAAGAAGTCAGCGAGCAATGGATCAAACCACTTCGTGACCGCTTTCCAGTTCGTCTGACGATATACTCCAAAGAGGGTAAAGTCATTCTGGGCGAGAAAAATAAGATGCCAGAGATGACAGCCGAGGACATGCCAGCACCGGGAGAGCGCAATCATTATCACGTGCATGATCACGGGAGCGCTGGAGTGTTATTAGAAGGCCAGGCCCGGACAACTTTGGCTACGAAATTTGATTCAGATGGTTTTGGGTGGGTGATCGTTTTAGACCGGCCAGCGAAAGAAGCCTTTGCCGAAGCAACGCAGATGCAATTTAAGATTTTGGCCTTCGGGTCATTATTGGCTTTTGTTCTTGCTGCATTTGGTTGGCGTTTTAAACGCGACAGTGCTCGCACCAATAAATTAAAGCGCTTGGCCGACGATGCCAAAGCCGCAGAAGCGCAAGCCATTCAATCTTCAGAGGCAAAAAGTCGATTCCTAGCGACCATGAGTCACGAAATCAGAACTCCGATGAATGGTGTGATGGGTGTCACGGATTTACTGTTAGATACTCCACTTAATAAAGAACAAAAAAAATATGCAGAACTGATTAAGGCCTCAGCAGAAAGCCTTTTAAGTGTTATCAACGACATTTTGGATTATTCTAAAGTTGAAGCGAATAAAATTGACCTAGAAACGGTCCCGTTTAGTTTAGGACCAGTTGTTCAGCAAGTGATTAGCTTGATGAACTTCCAAGCCCGCCACAAGTCGATTTATCTGCAGCTTCATGAAAATCTGGGAACTTCGACAAACGTGATGGGTGACCCTGCGCGCTTCCGTCAGGTCCTCGTAAACTTAATCAGCAACGCCTTGAAGTTTACTGAAAAAGGTGGTGTGGATGTTTTCGTTCACGTTGAATCCATCAGCGAGCTGCAATATGAGATCAAAGTTCAAATCAAAGACTCTGGTATCGGTATTCCTGAAAATGCCCGGGACAGAATCTTTGGCAGATTCGAGCAAGTCGATGCCGCTACAAATCGCAAATATGGTGGGACCGGATTAGGGCTTTCAATTACCAAATCCTTAGTTGAATTGATGGGCGGGCACATTGGTTTCTTCAGCGAAGAGGGCAGTGGTTCAACATTCTGGTTTAAGTTGGTACTGGATAAGGCAACCTCTAAAGTGCTGCCAGTGGTTCATGCAACCCCTTCTAAAAACGGCAAGCTTCATATCTTGGTCGCAGAGGACAACCCCGTCAATCAGCTAATCATCCGCGGGATGCTGGCAAAACTGGGGCATGAGTTCATTGTTGTAGAAAATGGAAAGCTCGCCCTTGAAAAAGCGAATGAGGACGATTTCGATCTCATCCTTATGGATTGTCATATGCCGGAGATGGATGGCTATCTGGCCACTCAAAAAATTCGCGAGATCGAAAAGTATGCAAACGTTCCAATTATCGCGATGACAGCCAGTGCAATGGCTGATGAAAGAGAACGCTGTTTGCAAGTCGGTATGACGGACTATGTGGCAAAGCCTTTAAGTCTTGCGACTGTTGAAGCCGTTCTTCAGAAATATATGGTGGCGGTTTAA